The Gillisia sp. Hel_I_86 genome has a segment encoding these proteins:
- a CDS encoding universal stress protein has product MKNILIPTDFSENSWNAIIYAFSFFQKEEVTFHLIHFTLPSDNSHGEHSFENETSLNESNSKMESPNFKKLLDKINQFFPENRSQILTVIRSAKVIEGIRLYLINEDIDLLIMGTKGASNYHEFPIGNQTLEVITKVKCSILVIPEKAIFKIPISLVFPTDFNIVYKSKIINSLIDIVNIQNASIKILRVAQNQKKLNDYQVENRDYLKKNLDNVPYSFHVIDNPNLERGLQFFINTMKVDMVAMVAKNINFSQRLLFKPSVTQFNYHREIPFLVLHE; this is encoded by the coding sequence GTGAAAAATATTTTAATACCTACAGATTTTTCTGAGAATTCTTGGAACGCTATTATTTATGCATTTTCTTTTTTTCAAAAAGAAGAGGTTACATTTCATCTTATTCATTTTACTTTGCCAAGCGATAATTCTCATGGAGAACACTCATTTGAAAATGAAACTTCATTAAATGAGTCCAACTCTAAAATGGAAAGTCCCAATTTTAAAAAATTATTAGATAAGATCAATCAATTTTTTCCTGAAAACCGAAGCCAAATTTTAACAGTTATTCGTAGTGCCAAAGTTATAGAAGGTATTCGCCTATATCTTATAAACGAAGATATAGATTTACTAATAATGGGCACCAAAGGCGCTTCCAATTACCATGAATTTCCTATTGGCAACCAAACCTTGGAGGTAATTACCAAAGTAAAATGCTCAATTCTTGTTATCCCGGAAAAAGCAATATTTAAAATCCCAATAAGCTTGGTGTTCCCTACAGATTTTAATATTGTCTATAAGAGTAAAATAATTAATTCACTTATAGATATAGTGAATATCCAAAATGCATCAATAAAAATTCTAAGGGTAGCTCAAAATCAAAAAAAACTAAATGACTATCAGGTTGAAAACAGGGATTATTTAAAGAAAAATTTAGATAATGTTCCTTATAGTTTTCATGTTATCGACAATCCAAATCTGGAAAGAGGACTTCAGTTTTTTATAAATACAATGAAAGTGGATATGGTCGCCATGGTGGCAAAAAACATCAACTTTTCCCAAAGGCTTTTATTTAAACCATCCGTAACTCAGTTTAATTACCATAGGGAAATCCCTTTTTTGGTTTTGCATGAATAA
- a CDS encoding universal stress protein, with protein MRKILIPTDFSENALNAIKYGLELFKYELCEIYLIHAYSDEVYNTKGLLVRAGFEELKLQTFRNSEKELEKLEKEILLFSPNPKHRIITLSKFEILVDAVNDLADKENIDIIIMGTRGKSNDKKLTFGSNTLQVVKYVKCPVLAVPNTFKNGAPSKILFPTDYLLPYKRREIKLLSTMANSFAARIVFLHISKFEQASYRQQDNKTFLESCVEDNKTEFMNIKGGDLTATINNQIKSNGIDMVVMVNSRHSYLESMLYTSTIDKMGLHLEVPFLILQNLQRY; from the coding sequence ATGCGAAAAATACTAATACCCACAGATTTTTCTGAAAATGCTTTGAATGCCATAAAGTATGGACTGGAACTATTTAAATATGAGCTCTGTGAAATATACCTTATCCATGCATATTCAGATGAGGTGTACAATACAAAAGGCCTTCTGGTTCGTGCAGGGTTTGAGGAGCTGAAGCTGCAAACTTTCAGAAATTCCGAAAAAGAACTAGAAAAACTGGAGAAGGAAATCCTTTTATTTTCCCCAAACCCAAAACATCGGATAATTACACTTTCTAAATTCGAAATATTGGTAGATGCCGTAAATGATCTCGCCGATAAAGAAAATATAGATATAATTATTATGGGGACCAGAGGTAAATCCAATGATAAAAAATTAACCTTTGGGAGCAATACACTTCAAGTTGTTAAATATGTTAAATGCCCGGTCCTAGCGGTTCCCAATACTTTTAAAAATGGGGCACCTTCTAAAATCCTATTTCCTACAGATTACCTGCTGCCGTATAAGCGTAGAGAGATAAAACTTTTAAGCACCATGGCAAATAGTTTTGCTGCCCGTATTGTTTTTCTGCATATTTCCAAATTTGAACAAGCATCCTACAGGCAGCAGGATAATAAAACTTTTTTAGAGAGCTGTGTAGAAGATAATAAGACCGAGTTTATGAACATTAAGGGGGGTGATCTTACCGCTACAATAAATAACCAAATAAAATCCAATGGAATCGATATGGTGGTTATGGTCAACTCAAGGCACTCTTATCTAGAAAGCATGCTGTACACCTCTACCATCGATAAAATGGGACTTCATTTAGAGGTTCCATTTTTAATACTCCAAAATTTACAACGTTATTAA
- a CDS encoding universal stress protein, which produces MKRILLPTDFSDTAYNAMCYAVQLFEKEKCEFTLLHTYTPVTYNVGTVADSYSTFELLEVLKSTVGQNLDKTEELLKGKFKNPNHTFQKKGTYNLLINEMQDLIKEKNIELIVMGTTGATGAKEIFLGTNTMYTIKNVKCAVIAVPANFSYEEPKEILFPTDFKFSYKNKYLSFIRDLCKTHTSKLHIFNVVKEETTASKNDMMMDFLDKYFEDNFHRFHIAKNKDLQEAIVAFELKNKINLLIMIHNKHSFFENLLFKPVINKIVFHTQVPFLVIPSEERMMN; this is translated from the coding sequence ATGAAACGTATTTTACTACCCACAGATTTTTCCGATACGGCATACAATGCGATGTGCTATGCAGTTCAACTTTTTGAGAAGGAGAAATGCGAGTTTACGCTGTTACATACTTATACTCCTGTTACCTATAATGTGGGAACCGTAGCAGATAGTTATTCTACATTCGAATTACTGGAAGTTTTGAAGTCGACAGTGGGGCAAAACCTGGATAAAACCGAGGAGCTGTTAAAAGGGAAATTCAAGAACCCAAATCATACTTTTCAAAAAAAAGGCACTTACAATTTACTGATCAACGAAATGCAGGATCTAATTAAAGAGAAAAACATAGAGCTTATTGTGATGGGTACCACGGGAGCAACTGGGGCAAAAGAAATTTTTCTGGGCACCAACACCATGTATACCATTAAAAATGTTAAATGTGCAGTAATCGCCGTGCCGGCAAATTTTAGTTATGAAGAACCAAAAGAGATCTTATTTCCAACCGATTTTAAATTCTCCTACAAAAACAAGTACTTATCATTTATAAGGGACCTGTGCAAAACACATACATCTAAACTGCATATATTCAATGTTGTTAAAGAAGAAACCACAGCTTCTAAAAATGATATGATGATGGATTTCTTGGACAAATATTTCGAAGATAATTTTCATAGATTTCATATCGCTAAAAACAAAGATCTTCAAGAAGCGATAGTGGCATTCGAGTTAAAGAACAAAATCAATTTATTAATTATGATTCATAACAAGCATTCCTTTTTTGAAAACTTGTTGTTCAAGCCTGTTATCAATAAAATAGTATTTCATACCCAAGTTCCTTTCTTGGTCATTCCTTCAGAAGAAAGAATGATGAATTAA
- a CDS encoding universal stress protein, translating into MKHILVPTDFSQNAYSALHYATQLFKNETATFYLVNSFEANVIAQTKGIPTSKSEKIIARLNNESQDKAKQVRHKIILDTENKLHKFEIISTFLDFQKTINNLIKSKAIDYVVMGTKGATGAKDVLFGSNTVKAIKKLKGAPLLMIPNEMEYVEVKRIGFATDFTRKFMPEEIAPIIRFAKNHNAVLRIIFLGEQEIITETQRENIHELKEMLYEIDYKLFEEGVLYNKTDSLLQYVMLYDFNILAMVHYKHSFLKDLLREPVIKMMGLYSNRPYLVIPAAN; encoded by the coding sequence ATGAAACATATACTAGTACCAACAGATTTTTCCCAGAATGCCTATAGTGCGCTGCACTATGCAACACAATTATTTAAAAATGAGACGGCGACATTTTATTTGGTGAATTCCTTTGAAGCCAATGTGATCGCCCAAACAAAAGGAATTCCAACAAGTAAGAGTGAAAAGATAATAGCGCGGCTAAATAATGAATCTCAAGATAAGGCCAAACAGGTAAGGCATAAAATAATTCTGGATACAGAAAACAAACTTCATAAGTTTGAAATTATTTCCACCTTTTTAGATTTCCAAAAAACCATAAACAATCTTATTAAATCCAAAGCAATAGATTATGTAGTGATGGGGACCAAAGGAGCAACCGGGGCAAAGGATGTATTGTTTGGGAGCAATACGGTTAAAGCGATCAAAAAACTAAAAGGAGCACCACTCTTAATGATCCCTAATGAAATGGAATATGTGGAGGTTAAAAGAATTGGATTTGCTACAGATTTTACCAGAAAATTCATGCCCGAGGAAATAGCTCCAATCATCCGGTTTGCGAAAAACCATAATGCGGTATTAAGGATAATATTCCTAGGGGAACAAGAGATAATTACCGAAACGCAGCGTGAAAACATACATGAGCTTAAAGAGATGCTTTACGAGATAGATTACAAGCTTTTTGAAGAAGGAGTATTATACAATAAAACAGATAGCTTATTACAATATGTTATGTTATATGATTTTAATATTTTGGCAATGGTACATTATAAGCACAGTTTCTTAAAAGACCTTTTAAGGGAACCTGTAATCAAGATGATGGGATTATATTCCAATCGTCCCTATTTGGTGATTCCGGCAGCCAACTGA
- a CDS encoding universal stress protein produces the protein MKKKILLPTDFSQHSWNTIVYASELFKNEECNFYLLNAFKYEVVDLGVNTPANSEDRIYNMAKSKSEAQLKKLIKMLAIRNSGYNHTYSTHAVNNNPINAIKEFVETKDIELIIVGNKGETDALDIVYGSNAITIMEKIRNCPVLVIPSHFEYKDPKEIVFPTSYKTHYKKRELEYLFEISKITNSPVRILHVNKSASLDEKQLEKRALLEEYLDGVVYTFHWLEHDNVQTGLHLFVQSRGSEMIVFINKKHAFFDVLFSKPMVKDLGQHAKVPVLVLHDLRN, from the coding sequence ATGAAAAAGAAAATTTTATTACCAACAGATTTTTCCCAGCATTCATGGAACACAATAGTTTATGCAAGTGAATTATTCAAAAATGAAGAATGTAATTTTTATTTGCTGAATGCATTTAAATATGAGGTAGTTGATTTAGGAGTTAATACTCCAGCTAATTCAGAAGATCGTATCTATAATATGGCTAAATCCAAATCTGAAGCGCAATTAAAAAAACTCATAAAAATGCTTGCTATAAGGAATTCGGGGTATAATCACACCTATTCTACCCATGCGGTCAATAATAATCCAATAAACGCAATAAAAGAGTTTGTGGAAACCAAAGATATCGAGCTAATAATAGTAGGAAATAAAGGAGAGACGGACGCTTTGGATATAGTGTATGGAAGTAACGCTATCACTATTATGGAAAAAATTAGAAATTGTCCAGTCCTTGTAATTCCTAGTCATTTTGAATATAAGGATCCCAAAGAGATTGTGTTCCCAACAAGTTATAAGACTCATTATAAAAAACGGGAACTGGAATATCTTTTTGAAATTTCGAAAATAACCAATTCCCCCGTGAGAATTTTACATGTAAATAAATCAGCTTCCCTCGATGAAAAACAACTGGAAAAAAGAGCTTTGCTGGAAGAATATTTGGATGGAGTGGTATATACATTTCATTGGTTAGAACATGATAATGTACAAACAGGCTTGCATTTATTTGTACAAAGCCGGGGCAGTGAAATGATTGTTTTTATAAATAAAAAACACGCTTTTTTTGATGTGCTCTTTTCCAAACCAATGGTAAAAGATCTTGGTCAACATGCGAAGGTTCCTGTTTTGGTTCTACACGATCTGCGCAATTAA
- a CDS encoding restriction endonuclease, which yields MGNEEIFIEKSSGEGEKFSISKLHNSLKRSGADRATIKKIIDVVSNELYQGISTKEIYNRAFALLKKNKPIYASRYKLKNAIYELGPTGFPFEKFIGALLEFSGYSIKIGSILQGKCVTHEVDVIAKKKEEYIVAECKFHSDRSKKCDVKVPLYIHSRYQDILVNYKNSKSCPNEGWVVTNTQFTKDALIYGKCSGLHLLSWDYPLDNGIKDRIDRLRLYPVTVSTLLTIREKQFLLSRDIVLLRQLLKDKFYLDHLGISEKRIEKIFKEINTLCNHMKIH from the coding sequence ATGGGCAATGAAGAAATTTTTATAGAGAAATCTTCGGGCGAAGGAGAGAAGTTTTCAATTTCAAAACTGCATAATTCGTTAAAGAGGAGCGGGGCAGATAGGGCTACCATAAAGAAAATTATAGACGTTGTGAGCAATGAATTGTATCAAGGAATTTCCACAAAGGAAATTTATAATCGAGCCTTCGCATTATTAAAAAAGAACAAACCAATATATGCCTCAAGATACAAGCTTAAAAATGCCATTTATGAACTTGGTCCCACGGGATTTCCTTTTGAAAAATTTATTGGTGCTTTACTTGAATTTTCTGGATACTCCATAAAAATTGGTTCGATTTTACAAGGTAAATGTGTAACACATGAGGTAGATGTAATTGCAAAAAAGAAGGAAGAATACATCGTAGCAGAATGTAAATTCCATAGCGATCGCAGCAAAAAGTGCGATGTGAAAGTCCCCCTCTATATCCATTCCAGATATCAAGACATCCTGGTAAATTATAAAAATTCCAAAAGCTGTCCTAATGAAGGTTGGGTAGTAACCAATACGCAGTTTACAAAAGATGCTTTAATTTACGGGAAGTGCAGTGGCTTGCATTTGTTAAGTTGGGATTATCCTCTGGACAATGGGATAAAGGATAGAATAGACCGGCTTAGATTATATCCTGTTACAGTCTCCACCCTTTTAACCATTAGAGAAAAACAATTCCTTTTAAGCAGGGATATAGTCTTGCTACGACAGCTTTTAAAGGATAAATTTTATTTGGACCATTTGGGCATTTCAGAAAAAAGAATAGAGAAGATTTTTAAAGAAATTAATACGCTTTGTAACCATATGAAAATTCACTGA
- a CDS encoding Hsp20/alpha crystallin family protein → MSLVKFKRRGFPWLDNDNFFENDFIASSRNLPAMNVKDNPKNIEIEMAVPGFSKKEMEVSLENGILHVSAEKSKEEKTGDEDYTRKEFEYSSFDRKLQIPPTVDQGKEVVASYKDGILKLKLAKKNSVIEHPKKVIKIS, encoded by the coding sequence ATGTCTTTAGTAAAATTTAAAAGAAGGGGTTTTCCTTGGTTGGATAACGATAATTTTTTTGAAAACGATTTTATCGCTTCTTCAAGAAACCTTCCAGCAATGAATGTGAAAGATAATCCAAAAAACATTGAAATTGAAATGGCCGTCCCAGGATTTTCAAAAAAGGAGATGGAAGTATCATTAGAAAATGGTATCCTCCATGTTTCTGCAGAAAAGAGTAAAGAAGAGAAAACAGGAGACGAAGATTATACTCGAAAAGAGTTTGAATACAGCTCCTTTGACAGAAAACTGCAAATTCCACCTACGGTAGATCAAGGTAAAGAGGTAGTGGCCAGTTATAAAGATGGAATCCTTAAACTGAAACTCGCAAAAAAGAATTCGGTTATAGAGCACCCAAAGAAGGTCATTAAAATTTCTTAG
- a CDS encoding universal stress protein encodes MKNILLPTDFSENSLNAIEYALEFFKGNSCNFYILNVQKSSDFLSADLVTAAPEASIYETIANDNKKQLKKLIKKYKLQFLHEAYTFKPIFDFDNLVNAINETLASHKIDLIIMGTNGTTNAREIVFGSNTIRVIRNIQCPVLIIPEKFKFSKIENILFSTFRSEDFSSAGISILKEIIARHEPKVNVVELNNNPITTSVKKDNARIKRLFKDINYKFSVVNRIPAAMVISTVVQLLHIDLHAMFLDEKESFLERFIFGSERTKMSYGSSVPLLILHKLNS; translated from the coding sequence ATGAAAAATATCCTATTACCTACAGATTTCTCTGAGAACTCTTTGAATGCTATAGAGTATGCGCTTGAATTCTTTAAAGGAAATAGCTGTAATTTCTATATTCTGAATGTTCAAAAATCTTCAGATTTTCTATCTGCAGATTTGGTAACAGCAGCACCGGAAGCTTCAATTTATGAAACGATCGCAAATGATAACAAGAAGCAGTTGAAAAAATTGATCAAAAAATATAAACTGCAATTTCTCCACGAAGCCTATACATTTAAACCGATTTTTGATTTTGATAATCTTGTTAATGCTATAAACGAAACCTTAGCCTCCCATAAAATAGATCTTATTATAATGGGTACAAATGGGACCACAAATGCTAGGGAAATAGTATTTGGCAGCAATACCATACGGGTAATAAGAAACATCCAATGTCCGGTATTAATTATTCCTGAAAAATTTAAATTCTCGAAAATAGAAAATATACTTTTTTCAACTTTTAGATCTGAAGATTTTAGTAGTGCTGGAATTTCAATTTTAAAGGAAATAATAGCGAGGCATGAACCCAAAGTGAATGTGGTAGAGCTAAACAACAACCCCATTACCACAAGCGTCAAAAAAGACAATGCTAGAATCAAAAGACTTTTTAAGGATATTAATTACAAATTTTCTGTTGTTAATAGAATTCCAGCCGCGATGGTCATAAGTACTGTTGTACAACTTTTACATATAGATCTTCATGCCATGTTCCTTGATGAAAAAGAATCTTTTCTGGAACGCTTTATTTTTGGTTCCGAAAGAACAAAAATGAGCTATGGATCCAGTGTCCCTCTTTTGATACTGCACAAATTGAATTCTTAA
- a CDS encoding WG repeat-containing protein, producing MRTTVFTFGLIILSCLGFAQDIKDLNFIAPFKEGLAAVQRDGDWGFIDESGALVIDFRKDVVILPVEEEGKSKFPYFKEGMCLIQKTVKDIPFYGFMDTSGTIVIDPVYINATNFKDGMAIVGELTKESLGRNDLLDKRVVNYSFSEIAIDKSGKLLYFLTDPQHVTLDKKYLRKLPKIKSTVLNEKLIAVPSKTTKNWTVMRLH from the coding sequence ATGAGAACAACAGTATTTACTTTCGGGTTAATTATTTTAAGCTGTCTGGGTTTTGCTCAGGATATTAAAGATTTAAATTTTATAGCTCCATTTAAGGAGGGCTTGGCGGCTGTTCAGAGGGATGGGGATTGGGGTTTTATAGATGAGTCTGGAGCTTTGGTGATAGATTTTAGAAAAGATGTGGTGATATTGCCTGTGGAGGAAGAAGGCAAATCAAAATTCCCCTATTTTAAAGAAGGGATGTGCCTTATCCAAAAAACAGTAAAAGACATTCCTTTCTATGGTTTTATGGATACATCGGGAACAATTGTAATTGATCCCGTATATATAAATGCCACTAATTTTAAAGATGGCATGGCAATAGTAGGGGAGCTTACCAAAGAGAGCCTTGGTAGGAATGATCTTTTGGACAAAAGGGTCGTAAACTACAGTTTTTCAGAAATAGCTATAGACAAGTCTGGAAAGCTCTTATATTTTCTTACAGATCCCCAACACGTAACGTTGGATAAAAAATATTTAAGGAAACTTCCAAAGATCAAATCTACCGTGCTCAATGAAAAATTAATTGCTGTTCCAAGTAAAACAACAAAAAATTGGACGGTCATGAGACTACATTAA
- a CDS encoding cation-translocating P-type ATPase encodes MGNAYTLTVESLLKQLEVDPLEGLSEKEVEDRTKKYGANIFKVKKAKSWALILLNQFLNPIVYILVAATILAFLFQDWLEGIAVIIVILLNAVIGFTMELKATRMIESLQKSAQLLSTVLRNGKVHSIAAANLVPGDVLILSPGTIVGADARIIHQEGIAVTESALTGESDQVTKSEKALEVDTPVYKRSNMVFKGTIINKGHAKAIVTATGSQTELGSINKLVQEAIKEDTPLGKRLNRLSHRLIFLTIFLIMIIIIIGYIEGEDWEILIKTSIALAVAAIPEGLPIVATITLAHGMVKLSKQRVIIKRLEAVQTLGEITMMCTDKTGTLTLDKMNVAQVVLEDKTIMASSLNPNRDGESSKNSGLSFLKFIEVSILCNNALVQDENSSGDSLEIALIVFAEELGHNARDFKSKYPKVHEIPFDENDKFMATLNKYGDTFQICVKGALEIVLNRCSSGLDEDGDKIQLDRGKWLQASEEIASRGLRVLGFAYKETEKTTIEGQIHDLIFIGIVGFLDPPRSDVRQAIETYKKAGIKVTMITGDQLATAQKIAEEINLLVPGEDNEKKVIHGDMIKDLDSADLDFKNKLLHANVFARIIPEQKLQLVAFFQKNNHVVGMMGDGINDTPALRKADIGIAMGIRGTDAAKEVADVILLDDKFASTELTIRQGRTIFRNIRQFVVYLLSCNLAEILSVVIAALINIPLPLLPLQILYLNLVTDTFPALALGMGKGEKVIMERPPRNPQEQIITPLLWRSVIVYGLCVTFIVTGVTLYTHFVLKLPSSVVNNISFYTLVWTQLLHVFNIPSRIHSFFNNEVVHNKWVWAAMVLSVLLVVIAYLIPAVREALSLLPLTIEQYLIVFFAGISSVVIIQVFKRIGITE; translated from the coding sequence ATGGGAAATGCTTATACACTTACTGTTGAATCCCTTTTAAAACAGTTGGAAGTAGATCCTTTGGAAGGATTAAGCGAGAAAGAAGTTGAAGATAGAACGAAGAAATATGGCGCCAATATTTTTAAAGTTAAAAAAGCTAAAAGTTGGGCTCTCATACTTTTAAACCAATTTTTAAATCCGATAGTTTATATACTGGTAGCAGCCACAATTTTAGCCTTTTTGTTTCAGGATTGGCTAGAAGGAATTGCGGTTATAATAGTAATCCTCTTAAATGCTGTAATTGGATTTACTATGGAGCTAAAAGCAACCCGAATGATAGAGTCCTTGCAAAAAAGCGCTCAATTGTTGTCTACAGTATTAAGAAATGGGAAGGTTCACAGTATTGCAGCCGCCAATTTGGTTCCAGGGGATGTGCTCATTCTCTCTCCGGGAACTATTGTAGGTGCAGATGCCCGTATTATCCATCAGGAGGGTATTGCCGTTACCGAATCGGCTCTAACAGGGGAAAGTGACCAAGTTACAAAATCAGAAAAAGCACTAGAGGTAGATACCCCTGTTTATAAAAGAAGCAATATGGTGTTTAAGGGCACCATCATAAATAAAGGGCATGCAAAGGCAATTGTAACTGCAACCGGGTCTCAAACAGAATTGGGTTCCATCAATAAATTAGTTCAAGAAGCAATTAAAGAAGATACCCCGCTGGGTAAACGATTAAATCGTTTAAGCCATAGGCTTATTTTTCTCACCATTTTCTTAATCATGATAATTATAATCATTGGTTATATAGAAGGGGAAGATTGGGAAATATTGATTAAAACCAGCATAGCACTTGCCGTTGCTGCAATTCCAGAAGGGTTGCCCATAGTCGCCACAATTACCCTTGCTCACGGTATGGTAAAATTATCCAAGCAAAGGGTAATTATAAAAAGACTAGAAGCCGTGCAAACCCTTGGCGAGATCACAATGATGTGTACAGATAAAACAGGAACCCTTACACTGGACAAAATGAATGTGGCACAAGTGGTTTTGGAAGACAAAACTATCATGGCATCGTCATTGAACCCTAACAGGGATGGAGAATCTTCCAAAAACTCGGGACTTTCATTTCTAAAATTTATTGAAGTGAGTATTCTGTGCAACAATGCCCTCGTTCAAGATGAAAATTCCAGTGGAGACTCCCTAGAGATTGCATTAATTGTTTTTGCTGAAGAGTTGGGACATAACGCACGAGATTTTAAGTCTAAATACCCAAAAGTCCATGAAATTCCATTTGATGAAAATGATAAATTCATGGCTACCTTAAATAAATATGGAGATACCTTTCAAATTTGTGTCAAGGGAGCACTGGAAATCGTTTTGAATAGGTGCAGCTCGGGATTGGACGAAGATGGGGATAAGATCCAACTAGATAGGGGTAAGTGGCTTCAAGCGTCGGAAGAAATTGCAAGCCGGGGATTACGGGTATTAGGCTTTGCATATAAGGAAACTGAAAAAACCACTATAGAGGGACAAATTCATGATCTCATATTTATTGGGATCGTTGGGTTTTTGGATCCTCCAAGATCTGATGTTCGACAAGCAATAGAAACCTATAAAAAAGCCGGTATAAAAGTAACCATGATCACAGGGGATCAATTGGCTACTGCGCAAAAGATTGCTGAAGAGATTAATTTATTGGTTCCAGGCGAGGATAATGAAAAGAAGGTTATTCATGGCGACATGATAAAGGATTTGGATAGTGCAGACCTGGATTTTAAAAACAAACTGCTGCACGCAAATGTTTTTGCACGGATAATTCCAGAGCAAAAACTACAATTGGTAGCGTTTTTCCAAAAGAACAATCATGTAGTAGGAATGATGGGAGATGGAATCAACGACACTCCTGCGCTTCGAAAGGCCGATATAGGAATCGCCATGGGTATTCGAGGTACAGATGCGGCAAAAGAGGTGGCAGATGTAATCTTACTGGATGATAAATTTGCTTCAACAGAATTAACGATAAGGCAGGGAAGAACTATTTTTAGGAATATTAGGCAGTTCGTTGTGTATCTTTTATCCTGTAACCTGGCTGAAATACTTTCAGTAGTGATCGCTGCGCTCATAAATATTCCGCTACCTCTTCTACCCTTACAAATTCTTTATCTCAATCTAGTAACAGATACATTTCCGGCATTGGCCCTTGGAATGGGGAAAGGCGAAAAAGTGATCATGGAGCGACCTCCAAGAAATCCTCAAGAGCAAATTATCACTCCTTTGCTCTGGCGATCAGTAATAGTGTATGGGCTATGTGTTACGTTCATTGTGACGGGTGTTACTTTGTATACGCACTTTGTCTTAAAATTGCCAAGTAGCGTAGTAAATAATATTTCTTTTTATACCCTGGTGTGGACACAGTTACTTCATGTCTTTAATATTCCATCTCGTATTCATTCTTTTTTTAATAATGAAGTAGTGCACAATAAATGGGTTTGGGCGGCCATGGTACTCTCTGTACTTCTAGTTGTTATTGCTTATTTGATCCCTGCTGTTCGAGAGGCATTATCCCTTTTACCCTTAACTATAGAACAATATCTAATTGTATTTTTTGCAGGGATATCTTCGGTAGTGATAATCCAGGTGTTCAAGAGAATTGGAATTACAGAATAA